The following coding sequences are from one Lolium rigidum isolate FL_2022 chromosome 6, APGP_CSIRO_Lrig_0.1, whole genome shotgun sequence window:
- the LOC124666292 gene encoding aldehyde dehydrogenase family 2 member C4-like — MGSNEGSGGEGKQTVVVPEIKFTKLFINGEFVDAASGKTFETRDPRTGDVLADIAEADKADVDLAVAAAREAFEHGPWPRMSGYARGRAMSKLADLVEQHIEELAQLDGADAGKLLLLGKIIDIPHAVQMLRYYAGAADKIHGETLRVSGKYQGHTLKEPVGVVGVIIPWNFPSLMFFLKISPALAAGCTVLVKPAEQTPLSALFYANLAKEAGIPDGVINVVPGFGPTAGAAIASHMDIDSVAFTGSGEVGRLVMEASARSNLKTVSLELGGKCPLIIFDDADVDMAVELSRLAIFFNKGEVCVAGSRVYVQEGIYDEFVKKAVVAAQNWKVGDPFDVATNMGPQVDKVQFERVLKYIDIGKSEGATLLTGGKPTGDKGYYIEPTIFADVKEDMKIAQDEIFGPVMSLMKFKTVDEAIEKANCTKYGLAAGIITKDLNIANKVSRSVRAGTVWVNCYFAFDPEAPFGGYKMSGFGRDQGMMAMDKYMQVKSVITAVPDSPWY, encoded by the exons ATGGGGAGCAACGAGGGCAGCGGTGGCGAGGGAAAGCAGACGGTGGTGGTGCCTGAGATCAAGTTCACCAAGCTCTTCATCAACGGCGAGTTCGTGGACGCCGCCTCGG GCAAGACTTTCGAGACGAGGGACCCTCGAACAGGCGACGTGCTAGCCGATATCGCGGAGGCGGACAAAGCAGACGTGGACCTGGCCGTCGCGGCAGCCAGGGAGGCCTTCGAGCATGGCCCGTGGCCCCGCATGTCAGGATAC GCGAGGGGCAGGGCCATGAGCAAGCTAGCCGACCTGGTGGAGCAGCACATCGAGGAGCTGGCGCAGCTGGACGGCGCCGACGCCGGGAAGCTGCTGCTGCTGGGCAAGATCATCGACATCCCCCACGCGGTGCAGATGCTGCGCTACTACGCCGGCGCTGCGGACAAGATCCACGGCGAGACCCTGCGCGTGTCCGGCAAGTACCAGGGGCACACCCTCAAGGAGCccgtcggcgtcgtcggcgtcaTCATCCCCTGGAACTTCCCCAGCCTCATGTTCTTTCTCAAGATCAGCCCGGCCCTTGCCGCTGGATGCACCGTCCTTGTCAAGCCAGCCGAGCAGACCCCACTTTCGGCGCTCTTCTACGCTAACCTCGCAAAGGAGGCCGGTATTCCGGATGGAGTGATCAACGTCGTGCCAGGTTTCGGCCCGACCGCCGGCGCCGCCATTGCCTCCCACATGGACATCGACAGC GTTGCCTTCACTGGCTCTGGCGAAGTCGGCCGCCTCGTCATGGAGGCATCTGCACGGAGCAACCTGAAGACGGTCTCACTTGAGCTCGGCGGCAAGTGTCCGCTGATAATCTTCGACGACGCCGACGTGGACATGGCGGTCGAGCTCTCAAGGCTCGCCATCTTCTTCAACAAG GGAGAGGTTTGCGTCGCCGGGTCTCGTGTTTATGTTCAGGAAGGGATCTACGACGAGTTCGTCAAGAAGGCCGTCGTGGCAGCACAGAACTGGAAAGTTGGAGATCCCTTCGATGTCGCCACCAACATGGGTCCCCAG GTTGACAAGGTCCAGTTCGAGAGGGTCCTAAAGTACATTGATATTGGCAAGAGCGAGGGGGCGACTCTTCTCACCGGCGGCAAACCAACCGGCGACAAAGGATACTACATTGAGCCTACCATATTTGCAGATGTCAAG GAGGACATGAAGATCGCGCAAGATGAGATCTTTGGCCCTGTGATGTCCCTCATGAAGTTCAA GACGGTCGATGAGGCGATAGAGAAGGCCAACTGCACCAAGTACGGACTGGCCGCCGGGATCATCACCAAGGATCTGAACATCGCCAACAAGGTATCGAGGTCGGTGCGCGCCGGGACCGTGTGGGTGAACTGCTACTTTGCCTTCGACCCCGAGGCGCCCTTCGGCGGGTACAAGATGAGCGGGTTCGGCCGGGACCAGGGGATGATGGCCATGGACAAGTACATGCAGGTCAAGAGCGTGATCACCGCAGTCCCTGACTCGCCTTGGTATTAG
- the LOC124665975 gene encoding aldehyde dehydrogenase family 2 member C4-like, giving the protein MAAANGEKGFVVPELEIKYTKLFINGQFVDAVSGKTFETRDPRTGEVIATIAEGDKADVDLAVKAAREAFDNGPWPRMPGCARGRILHKFADLVDQHVEELAALDTVDAGKLFLMGKMMDIPGGANLLRYYAGAADKIHGETLKMSRPLQAYTLKEPVGVVGHIVPWNYPTTMFFFKVSPALAAGCTMVVKPAEQTPLSALFYAHLAKEAGIPDGVLNIVPGFGPTAGAAIASHMDIDKISFTGSTEVGRIVMQAAAMSNLKSVSLELGGKSPVIVFDDADVDMAVNLVNMATYTNKGEICVAGSRIYVQEGIYDAFVKKSVELAKKSVVGDPFNPNVHQGPQVDKDQYEKVLKYIDVGKREGATLLTGGKPCSEKGYYIEPTIFTDVKEDMSIAQEEIFGPVMALMKFKTVEEAIQKANNTRYGLAAGVVTKNIDTMNTVSRSVRAGVIWVNCYFAFDPDAPFGGYKMSGFGKDMGIEALDKYLHTKTVVTPLYNTPWL; this is encoded by the exons ATGGCGGCAGCGAACGGCGAGAAGGGGTTCGTGGTGCCGGAGCTGGAGATCAAGTACACCAAGCTCTTCATCAATGGCCAGTTCGTCGACGCGGTCTCCG GCAAGACGTTCGAGACCCGGGACCCacgcaccggcgaggtgatcgccacgATCGCTGAGGGAGACAaggccgacgttgacctagccgtCAAGGCCGCCCGCGAGGCCTTTGACAACGGCCCCTGGCCCAGGATGCCCGGCTGT GCGAGGGGTCGGATCCTGCACAAGTTCGCCGACCTAGTGGACCAGCATGTCGAGGAGCTGGCGGCGCTGGACACGGTGGACGCCGGCAAGCTCTTCCTGATGGGCAAAATGATGGACAtccccggcggcgccaacctgctCCGGTACTACGCCGGCGCCGCCGACAAGATCCACGGAGAGACGCTCAAGATGTCGCGCCCGCTCCAGGCGTACACGCTCAAGGAGCCCGTGGGCGTCGTCGGCCATATCGTCCCCTGGAACTACCCCACCACCATGTTCTTCTTCAAGGTTAGCCCCGCGCTGGCCGCCGGCTGCACCATGGTCGTCAAGCCCGCCGAGCAGACTCCCCTCTCCGCGCTCTTCTACGCCCACCTCGCCAAGGAGGCCGGGATCCCCGACGGCGTCCTCAACATCGTGCCTGGATTCGGACCCACGGCAGGCGCCGCCATCGCTTCTCACATGGACATTGACAAGATCAGCTTCACCGGCTCGACTGAGGTCGGGAGGATCGTCATGCAGGCAGCGGCCATGAGCAACCTCAAGTCAGTCTCGCTTGAGCTCGGCGGCAAGTCTCCGGTCATCGTATTCGACGACGCTGACGTCGATATGGCCGTGAACCTAGTTAACATGGCCACGTACACCAACAAG GGCGAGATCTGCGTGGCTGGCTCGCGCATATACGTGCAGGAAGGGATCTACGACGCCTTCGTGAAGAAGTCAGTGGAGCTTGCCAAGAAATCGGTGGTCGGAGATCCTTTCAACCCCAATGTACACCAAGGGCCTCAG GTTGACAAGGATCAATACGAGAAGGTCCTGAAATACATCGACGTCGGCAAGCGCGAAGGCGCTACGCTCCTCACCGGAGGGAAACCCTGCAGCGAGAAGGGGTACTACATCGAGCCCACCATCTTCACGGACGTCAAG GAGGATATGTCGATCGCGCAAGAGGAAATCTTTGGGCCGGTGATGGCTCTCATGAAATTCAA GACGGTGGAGGAGGCGATTCAGAAGGCGAACAACACCCGGTATGGTCTGGCCGCCGGGGTGGTGACCAAGAACATCGACACCATGAACACGGTGTCGCGGTCGGTCAGGGCCGGGGTCATCTGGGTCAACTGCTACTTCGCCTTCGACCCCGACGCCCCGTTCGGCGGGTACAAGATGAGCGGCTTCGGCAAGGACATGGGCATCGAAGCCCTCGACAAGTACCTGCACACCAAGACGGTGGTCACTCCACTCTACAACACACCCTGGCTCTGA